Proteins encoded in a region of the Pocillopora verrucosa isolate sample1 chromosome 11, ASM3666991v2, whole genome shotgun sequence genome:
- the LOC131793071 gene encoding uromodulin-like: MARNSSFLILLASLYLMDFAIAKIPCKTEVSLPGMALKGFVFKKVPVTAPHVCDITCERETICQSYNYVIGEKSCELNSRTKEARPENFQPDDLRFHMGRISGRTPLGSIPELPALSCQEIKLSEGKDSISKNYWLDPTNVGSSKLVYCDMILEDIDECKGSNNVCDENANCSNTVGFYNCTCKEGFIGDGRSCSVADPCYNYQILSDANRKSSYVTPDYGTFLCDNLLPEGWYRFVGAAGTRMPTTRVPAYRCGTYWSGWLDGAHPTVEDGYVLRTVCFSDHSAGCKYSITISVKNCGSNFIYKLEHPPGCLSRYCSTD; this comes from the exons ATGGCGAGGAATTCAAGCTTCCTAATCCTATTGGCCTCTTTGTATCTCATGGACTTCGCTATTGCCAAAATTCCGTGCAAGACAGAAGTTAGCTTACCTGGTATGGCTCTCAAAGGATTCGTCTTTAAAAAGGTCCCAGTAACAGCTCCTCATGTATGCGATATCACCTGCGAGAGAGAAACGATATGTCAAAGCTACAATTATGTAATTGGGGAAAAGTCCTGTGAATTGAACTCCCGAACCAAGGAAGCAAGGCCCGAGAATTTTCAGCCAGATGATTTACGCTTTCACATGGGACGCATTAGTGGTAGAA CCCCCTTAGGATCTATTCCCGAATTACCAGCGCTGTCGTGCCAAGAGATAAAATTAAGTGAAGGTAAAGACAGCATCAGTAAAAATTACTGGTTGGATCCAACTAATGTCGGGAGCTCAAAGTTGGTTTACTGCGACATGATTTTGGAAG ACATCGATGAATGTAAAGGCAGCAATAACGTTTGTGACGAAAATGCAAACTGCTCCAATACTGTTGGGTTTTATAATTGCACCTGCAAAGAAGGATTTATTGGGGATGGACGCTCGTGCTCAG taGCCGACCCATGTTATAATTATCAAATCCTGAGTGATGCCAATAGAAAGAGCAGTTACGTTACACCGGATTATGGAACATTTTTGTGTGACAACTTACTACCcgagggatggtatcgttttgtgggagctgcaggaacaaGAATGCCAACAACGCGTGTGCCAGCATACAGATGTGGTACATACTGGTCAGGCTGGTTGGATGGtgctcatcctacagtggaagatggtTACGTTCTTCGGACGGTCTGCTTTAGTGATCACTCTGCTGGTTGTAAATACTCAATAACTATTTCTGTAAAAAACTGTGGATCCAACTTCATCTACAAACTTGAACACCCACCTGGTTGTCTCTCACGCTACTGTAGTACAGACTGA